One part of the [Synechococcus] sp. NIES-970 genome encodes these proteins:
- a CDS encoding hypothetical protein (conserved hypothetical protein), translated as MEVHFREFSPFDLWIWLEFDHVPSATEKQYVEELFDSWFYIGKLGGFNAENLQIQETGVEVSYLTYDEDQADNALMALMHNKGDFEYEGTWGRCWFDLGTSDLIALDVLINAIKQLSKDFIDLRSIVVGGENEDWPVEQEDNDSWYE; from the coding sequence ATGGAAGTACACTTTCGCGAATTTTCTCCCTTTGACCTCTGGATATGGTTAGAGTTTGACCATGTGCCCTCAGCAACGGAAAAGCAGTATGTAGAAGAATTATTTGATTCTTGGTTTTATATCGGTAAGTTGGGGGGCTTTAATGCCGAAAATCTCCAGATCCAGGAAACAGGGGTCGAAGTTAGTTATCTCACCTATGACGAAGACCAAGCAGACAATGCTCTAATGGCACTGATGCACAATAAGGGAGATTTTGAATATGAAGGGACTTGGGGCCGCTGTTGGTTTGACCTCGGAACTAGTGATTTGATCGCGCTTGATGTGCTAATTAACGCGATTAAACAGCTAAGTAAGGATTTTATTGATCTGCGTTCCATTGTTGTGGGTGGAGAAAATGAAGACTGGCCTGTAGAACAGGAGGATAACGATAGTTGGTATGAGTAG
- a CDS encoding periplasmic solute-binding protein of ABC transporter, with amino-acid sequence MVKGFRRLGCGLLLGVSLMAIAACSSSSGNRSGTGESVEFWTMQLQPKFTDYFNDLITAFEAENAEETVRWVDVPWSAMESKILTAVSARTAPDVVNLNPNFASQLASRNAWLVLDDRLTPELRDRYLPKIWQANQIGGQTFGIPWYLTTRISFYNQDLFTQAGITNPPSTYAELAQVAQQVKERTGKYAFFVTFVPGDSNEVLESMVQMGVTLVNEDGSAGFDTPEGLAAFQYWVDLYQAELLPPEVLTQGHSHGIELYQAGETAIVNTSPEFINTIQQNAPQIAQVSVPASQITGDTGKKNVAVMNLVIPKDSDDPEAAFNFALFVTNTENQLAFAEAANVLPSTAEAVEQYIAKLATNAATDSLSLARKISAEQLADAEILIPAQENLTTLQKLIYENLQAAMLGQKTVPQAVTDAAAAWNAL; translated from the coding sequence CGTTTGGGGTGTGGGCTACTTTTGGGGGTGAGCTTGATGGCGATCGCCGCCTGCAGTAGTTCCAGCGGTAATCGCAGCGGTACTGGGGAATCAGTTGAATTTTGGACAATGCAATTGCAACCAAAGTTTACAGATTATTTCAATGACTTAATCACAGCTTTTGAAGCAGAGAATGCCGAAGAAACAGTGCGCTGGGTGGATGTGCCCTGGTCGGCCATGGAAAGTAAGATCCTCACGGCGGTTTCAGCGCGGACTGCCCCCGATGTGGTAAATCTCAACCCAAATTTTGCCTCCCAGTTAGCCAGCCGCAATGCTTGGCTCGTCCTCGACGATCGCTTGACCCCAGAGCTGCGCGATCGCTATCTCCCCAAAATTTGGCAAGCAAATCAGATAGGCGGCCAGACTTTTGGTATTCCCTGGTATCTCACCACCCGCATCAGTTTTTATAATCAAGATTTGTTTACCCAAGCGGGCATTACCAATCCCCCCAGCACCTATGCAGAATTGGCCCAAGTTGCCCAACAGGTGAAGGAACGCACCGGTAAATATGCTTTCTTTGTGACCTTTGTGCCAGGAGATTCTAATGAAGTACTTGAATCGATGGTGCAGATGGGGGTGACTCTCGTCAATGAAGACGGTTCTGCGGGCTTTGATACCCCCGAGGGCTTAGCGGCTTTTCAGTATTGGGTAGACCTTTACCAGGCTGAACTGTTGCCCCCAGAGGTGCTCACCCAGGGTCATAGCCATGGCATTGAACTCTATCAGGCCGGGGAAACGGCGATCGTCAATACTTCGCCCGAGTTTATTAACACCATTCAGCAGAATGCGCCTCAAATTGCCCAGGTGTCTGTGCCGGCTTCCCAGATCACTGGAGATACCGGCAAGAAAAACGTGGCAGTAATGAACTTAGTCATTCCTAAAGACAGTGATGACCCCGAGGCGGCTTTTAACTTCGCCCTATTCGTTACCAATACTGAAAATCAATTGGCCTTTGCAGAAGCGGCGAACGTACTGCCCTCCACCGCAGAAGCTGTAGAACAGTACATTGCGAAGCTTGCCACCAATGCTGCCACCGATAGTCTTAGTTTGGCTCGTAAAATTAGTGCAGAACAACTGGCCGATGCAGAGATTTTGATCCCAGCCCAGGAAAATCTCACCACTCTACAAAAGCTAATCTACGAAAACCTTCAGGCGGCCATGCTCGGTCAAAAAACTGTCCCCCAAGCAGTGACTGATGCGGCAGCGGCCTGGAATGCCTTGTAA
- a CDS encoding hypothetical protein (RibD C-terminal domain), with amino-acid sequence MTVDGKIADYTGSAARFPSAQDKAHLERLIAQMDGVLLGANTLRAYGTSLPIRDRHLLEQRQDQQRPPQPTHFVCSRSGNIPRDLPFFQQPIPRGLVTAQENILQWEGFAGFGQVLPLDPMGSWRSPLERLWHQGFKTLGLLGGGELIASFGEQGFLDELYLTICPILLGGAAAPTPMGGKGLLQTVGLQLELLDHQAIASELFLHYRVRR; translated from the coding sequence ATGACGGTCGATGGAAAAATTGCTGACTATACCGGGTCTGCGGCTCGATTTCCCTCTGCCCAAGATAAGGCTCATCTGGAGCGCTTGATCGCTCAAATGGATGGGGTGCTCTTGGGGGCGAATACACTCCGGGCCTACGGAACGAGTTTACCGATTCGCGATCGCCACCTCCTCGAGCAACGTCAAGACCAACAAAGGCCGCCCCAGCCGACCCATTTTGTCTGCTCACGATCAGGAAATATCCCCCGGGATTTGCCATTTTTCCAGCAGCCAATCCCCCGGGGCTTAGTCACGGCCCAGGAAAACATACTCCAGTGGGAGGGCTTTGCCGGCTTCGGGCAAGTGTTACCCCTCGATCCGATGGGGAGCTGGCGATCGCCCTTAGAAAGGCTTTGGCATCAGGGGTTTAAAACCCTGGGTTTACTAGGGGGCGGCGAATTGATCGCCAGCTTTGGGGAACAGGGCTTTTTGGATGAGTTGTATTTGACGATCTGTCCAATCCTCTTGGGGGGGGCTGCGGCCCCAACTCCCATGGGGGGGAAGGGATTGTTGCAAACGGTGGGCCTCCAGTTAGAGCTCCTCGACCACCAGGCGATCGCCTCAGAGCTATTTCTCCATTACCGGGTTAGACGATAA